ACCGGACGCGTGTCCGGCCCGCACAGGACGCGCGGGAGGGCACGCTGACGCAAATCACACGGGTGTAAGTCGGGTGCCGTAGACTGCCCGCAGATCGTGTCGGACCACCATGAGGAGAGGACGCATCCATGGGTGCTGCCAGCCACGTGCAGCAGGTCGAGCCTCCCGTCGGGCTCTCGGCGCGCGACCAGGAGATCCTCGACTTCGAGAACCGCCACTGGACCTATGCCGGCTCCAAGGAGCAGGGCATCAAGGACCTCTTCGACCTGAGCTCGACGCGCTACTACCAGCTGCTCAACCAGCTCATCGACAACGAGGCCGCCCTCGCCTACAAGCCGCTGCTGATCAAGCGACTGCGTCGCGACCGTTCCCGCCGCCAGCGGGCGCGCTCGATGCGACGACTCGGCATGCAGAGCTGAGCGACGGCATACCCTGGGCGGCGTGAGCCCGACACCC
This genomic window from Serinicoccus chungangensis contains:
- a CDS encoding DUF3263 domain-containing protein; the protein is MGAASHVQQVEPPVGLSARDQEILDFENRHWTYAGSKEQGIKDLFDLSSTRYYQLLNQLIDNEAALAYKPLLIKRLRRDRSRRQRARSMRRLGMQS